A genomic segment from Actinoplanes sichuanensis encodes:
- a CDS encoding recombinase family protein, which translates to MRFAFYGRVSTEDQQDPQASKAWQLSRARSLIEPAGGEVVAEFFDIGLSRSLPWKRRPEATRLLDAIKSAGRGFDAVVIGEPQRAFYGSQFGMTFPVFVHYGVGLWVPEVGGAIDPGSDAHDLVMALYGGMSKGERSRIKIRVRSAMKAQTELEGRYLGGRPPYGYRLADAGPHPNPGKAAEGKRLHRLEPDPVTAPVVRRIFEEYAAGRGMTTIARGLTQDGILCPSAYDRERNSHRKTQVWELSAVRAILRNPRYTGRQVWNKQRTDEVLIDVEDIALGHEDKQRWNDPSQWVWSQQQAHTPLIAADLYERAQSAIKTRGTNGEVGRAPRRSVRPYLFRGLIECGLCGRNMVGNPNHGRLYYRCKASRDFVRQHEIAHPPVLYLREDTITEPVDRFLREELTGDTLTATLRGLADAHYRAELARHQGADQTHHLRQTIEDCDAKIKRYRAALDAGGDPVLIASWISETSTERDNATAALRLSAAPPQRLNEGQITAIADGLGSLMTVLRDADPRDKAELYSRIGLRMTYRPGLETLKAEVVSDDFGRVLNVCPRGDLNPHAR; encoded by the coding sequence ATGAGGTTTGCCTTCTACGGACGAGTGTCGACCGAGGACCAGCAGGACCCGCAGGCATCCAAGGCATGGCAGCTCTCCCGCGCCCGCAGCCTGATCGAACCGGCCGGCGGTGAGGTCGTCGCCGAGTTCTTCGACATCGGGCTCTCACGCTCGCTGCCATGGAAACGCCGCCCCGAAGCGACACGCCTGCTCGACGCCATCAAGAGTGCAGGCCGTGGCTTCGACGCCGTCGTCATCGGCGAACCGCAGCGCGCGTTCTACGGCAGTCAGTTCGGCATGACCTTCCCCGTCTTCGTGCACTACGGCGTCGGCCTGTGGGTGCCCGAGGTCGGCGGAGCCATCGATCCCGGCTCTGACGCCCACGACCTGGTCATGGCGCTTTACGGCGGCATGAGCAAAGGCGAGCGTAGCCGCATCAAGATCCGGGTCCGCTCGGCGATGAAGGCACAGACCGAGTTGGAAGGCCGCTACCTCGGTGGACGTCCGCCCTACGGCTACCGCCTCGCCGACGCCGGACCGCACCCCAACCCCGGCAAGGCAGCCGAGGGCAAGCGACTCCACCGGCTCGAACCGGATCCCGTCACCGCCCCCGTCGTTCGGCGCATCTTCGAGGAGTACGCCGCCGGGCGCGGCATGACCACCATCGCCCGTGGCCTGACCCAGGACGGCATCCTGTGCCCGTCCGCCTATGACCGCGAACGGAACTCCCACCGCAAGACCCAGGTCTGGGAACTGTCAGCGGTCCGCGCCATCCTCCGTAACCCGCGCTACACCGGCCGGCAGGTCTGGAACAAACAGCGCACCGACGAGGTCCTGATCGACGTCGAAGACATCGCTCTCGGCCACGAGGACAAGCAACGCTGGAACGACCCGAGCCAGTGGGTCTGGTCCCAGCAGCAGGCCCACACGCCGCTCATCGCTGCCGACCTCTACGAGCGGGCACAGAGCGCCATCAAGACGCGCGGCACCAACGGCGAGGTGGGCCGCGCGCCACGACGCAGCGTCCGCCCCTACCTCTTCCGAGGACTCATCGAGTGCGGGCTCTGCGGACGCAACATGGTCGGCAACCCCAACCACGGGCGCCTCTACTACCGGTGCAAGGCATCCCGCGACTTCGTCCGCCAGCACGAGATCGCCCACCCGCCGGTGCTCTATCTCCGCGAAGACACCATCACCGAACCCGTTGATCGGTTTCTGCGTGAGGAACTGACCGGCGACACCCTCACCGCGACCCTGCGCGGACTTGCCGACGCCCACTACCGCGCCGAACTCGCCCGACACCAGGGCGCCGACCAGACCCATCACTTGCGGCAGACAATCGAGGACTGCGACGCCAAGATCAAGCGCTACCGGGCAGCACTCGACGCCGGAGGGGACCCCGTGCTCATCGCGTCCTGGATCAGCGAGACCTCAACCGAACGAGACAACGCGACCGCCGCCTTGCGCCTGAGCGCGGCGCCACCACAACGGCTCAACGAGGGGCAGATCACGGCGATAGCCGACGGCCTCGGCAGCCTGATGACCGTCTTGCGTGATGCCGATCCCCGTGACAAGGCGGAGCTTTACAGCCGCATCGGCCTGCGGATGACCTACCGACCCGGCCTAGAAACACTGAAGGCCGAGGTCGTCTCTGACGACTTCGGCCGTGTGCTTAATGTGTGTCCGAGGGGGGACTTGAACCCCCACGCCCGATAA
- a CDS encoding TetR/AcrR family transcriptional regulator codes for MLQAALTLADSGGTDSLTMRHLGRELGVEAMSLYRHVANKDAVLSGILDMVVSEIDLPETPQDWKSAMRHRGVAAFRVFSLHPWAPPLLMSRTNTGPSMLRYIDFTLGALRGAGFSWKLADYAWNTMDSYVYGYTLRRLAFPVAPADYAETASAHQHLLAGDRYPHMAELTRQVAEGHHPGDPDITFGLDLILDGLERLRDAEPAT; via the coding sequence GTGCTGCAGGCCGCCCTCACGCTGGCCGATTCGGGCGGCACGGATTCACTGACCATGCGCCACCTGGGCCGCGAGCTCGGCGTGGAGGCCATGTCGCTCTACCGGCACGTGGCCAACAAGGACGCCGTCCTCTCCGGAATCCTCGACATGGTGGTCAGCGAGATCGACCTGCCGGAGACACCACAGGACTGGAAGTCGGCGATGCGCCACCGCGGCGTGGCGGCATTCCGCGTGTTCAGCCTCCACCCATGGGCGCCACCACTGCTGATGTCGCGCACCAACACCGGCCCATCGATGCTGCGCTACATCGACTTCACCCTGGGAGCACTACGCGGCGCCGGCTTCTCCTGGAAACTCGCCGACTACGCATGGAACACCATGGACAGTTATGTGTACGGCTACACACTGCGCCGGCTGGCCTTCCCGGTAGCACCGGCCGACTACGCGGAAACCGCCTCCGCCCACCAGCACCTGCTGGCCGGCGACCGCTACCCACACATGGCCGAACTGACCCGACAGGTCGCGGAGGGCCACCACCCGGGTGATCCAGACATCACGTTCGGCCTGGACCTGATCCTCGACGGCCTCGAACGCCTACGAGACGCCGAGCCGGCAACCTGA